TGTTGGAGAAGgtaacaagaaatataataacaaacaCTCACCAACGGTCCCATATTTTTTGCGCATATCctgttgaaaatgaaaaccgagaataccaaaataaatacCAGGTTGACCACATACAAATTGAAAAGGAAGTACACCAGAACTTgtaaaagttgaaaagaaaatgtaatagaTCACAAGCAAGTCACTCACGAATGCAAGATTGAAATCAATCAGGTAACCTTTATTGACCTTGCGGGAGTAAAGAAAATTGCCAGGTTTAACATCTCTGTGGACAATATCCTGTAAGCATAAGAAGGACAATAATTCGTTTGTTCTTCTTCTATAAAGTatcctatttattttatgataaatgaaTCTGTTATCATCACCTGCTTATGCAGACCAGCAAGGGCTTTAAAAAGACAATAGCCATACCATTGTAACTGAATAATGTTTATTTCTCTCTTCAAAATCTGCatgttatataaaattaccaaGGCTGAGGAACAGTATTTATGGTGAATATTGACTATGTCAActaaaagaaagattaaaatgAATGTAACTACCTCAGGTCTGTCATGCTCAACATGCTCCAAAACAAGACAGTCAGCATGCCCACTCTTAAATGAACCTTCATATTTTATCACAAAGTTTTTGCCCCTGTCATGAAGTACAACAAATTGTAGGATGGTAGCAagtaccaaaataaaatttcataagcaTTGATAAAATGTTACGAATTAAGTATCTTTTATGGTATGATTTACCCCAGTCGCTCCAGCATTTTCAACTCATTGTGGACATAGTTTCTATTGGCATTGACATGAGGACCTGGAAAACCATGAAGAAGGAAACTTAAAAAGTGGTTAAGCATTATATTTAGGTTTCTACAAAACGTTACGGCATCCCCGtatgctttattttatttcttgatatcATATTGAGTGTTAAGTCATAGGAAATTTGCATAACTAAAAGATGGCAAATGTCAATCAAAAGAGAAGGCTATAATAGCATACTAAGCTCCTACATTTGATGGCAAATGTGACTCCATCAGCTTTTCTTCTTGCCCGGTAAACTGTACCGTAACCTCCTGCAGTAGGTAAGAGCAAAACTTGGATCAGCAACACATGAGAAACAACTTTCCCAGAATTTATTAACCTCTAATGCTCAACAAAATGATACCTGaaccctcttcttcttctactgTAAACGATTCAAAGTCAGGAAAAGGTTTTTGCTCATTGTGATTCTGCAAACAAAGTATTGATCATCTTAGCTACAAGGTATATACTTATTGAAGCAAAAATACCTATATTCTAGCAGACCAGAATTTCAGATCGAGCTTACCTTGGAGACGGAGGAAGCTCGTTTCCTGATCTCCGTGGATGCTGCCCTCTTTTCTTTAGTATTCATGTACTGGTCACCGTTGCACTTTGTTTTCTGCTTGTCCAAGTCCGGCTTCTTATCTGCTTTAAATTGCTCTGGTCCTCCATCAGGAAGGTGGTTGCTACTCTTCATGGTCAAGCAAAGTGTCTTATCCCTGTCATTTGGTTCATCCTTCTGGTCAGGTTTGGGCATTGAGGAGTATTTCAGAAGGTGATTCGGCATGTGTCCCTGGCTCTGCAGGTGATCATCTGTTCTTGGTCCAACATGAAGTAGTGCCACATTATTGGCTTTATCCAGAGTCTTCTCAGGGTTATCTATGTGATATCTATCAGTATATGTGGTGTGCATTTGCTGATTTTCCTTATGCCCTCTGCTTCTACCAAATTCATGTATTGAAACTTCCTTCCTCTTCCAATTCACATCTTCAGTTAATGACTCGTACACTTGATCAACAACATCATTCTCTACTTGTGAAACAGCAATCTGTTCATATACTTCTAACTTAGATGAGGTACAAACATttatatcattaatatttacaatatcaatATCACTGATTCTGCTCCCTTCTGAGTTACCCATCACACAAGGATAAAGTGAGAGAGCTGGATGTGGGACAGAATGTAAAGGATGTTCTGCCACCATTTGTTTGTCTATATGTGGAAATCTGCCTCGAAATAGAGAGTCGGATTTAGATCTTTTCCGATGTAAATAACCAAGCTCTTCCTTGTTTAAAACTATAACTCCCATCTTAGTATATCCATGTCCAACATTCTCTGTTTCAAAACCTAATTGTCCAGAACTGTGCTTTGTTATCGTGGCAGGTTTAAACATAATCTTCTCTAGTCTCTGACAATCATATGCCAAGAGCGGTGAGAGAGTCTCAATACCCTGCAACATTTTGGGTTTGAATGTCATTGAATGTCAATGTAGAATTATGGttagaaaatgagaataaaggATCATAGGAGTACTGGAAATGTGCTGTAAAGACTGAAAGTTCCaacatagaaaaataatatatgaaatatgaCAGACTCACAAGGTGAGAAAATGCAAAGATGCAGCTGTGCATTTGCAAACATGCAAGAGAAGACATgcctaaaagaaaaagaaaaaaaagtcgCATCACTCTAGTATGGTAAGTAAATGAGCTAGAATAGCtctgttttaataaaatagaaattaaaatggatTGAAGTGGAAAAAATTGCTTGAGTTTCCAGTGGTCTATTCAGtctcagaaaaaaaaaagcctaGAACATAAGTAAATCCTTATCCTAAACCTCCTTAGCCCAGTCCTCATGTCTGGCTTGGACCTCGAATGTATAAGACAGCTGAGTTAGAATTCAGTAAATCATAAGTCAAATGGCTTGCTCGACAGGTCCACCAGCCAAATCAAGTTCATGCAACATAATTTGATATCTCATAAAGATTTAGGGTCAATATAGTCCGATTGTTGAGGCTCCCAAAATCAGATGGGACCTACTTTATGATATGTGCAGGTGTTTGACAGCCTAAACACAAATTACTGTTGATCTTCCACGATTTGTAGGAACATTCAGCAACCAAGCTAGAATCACTTTTGAGTtctccaaataaaataatcaacagTTTGCAAAAGCTAAAGAAAGGAGGGTAGCCAACGATTGCTAAAAACTTTACTTCAAAATGttatataactaatattcCAAAAAAGCTAGGGGTCGTTCACCCTAGGTCACTGTCAGTTCATTGTTCGCCAGACTTACACCGATTGAGTTATAGATGCATCTTCAACTGCTTTGTTGGGATCGGACTAGCATTAAGAACTCAATCAGTAGCATTATCCCTGGCTATACACCTTAATATTGTTAAGGTTCTTAAAACCGGCTTACTTGTGAATTAGGCTCTCTTCAGCTCAAACGAGGTTTGCTAAAAAATTGACATCTTGCTATCAACTGGTATCCTATAAAATCTCCAGACATGGGAATCACTAATTTATGTTAATAGAAACGTGGCACACCAAATTTGATCTCTATGTTTGCTGTTGCAAGTGCATTATGTACAAGATCATACCACCTACCTACACTCCACTTTTACATAAGTGTTACAAAATCGTACAATGTTAGGCAATTATTCATCAATAAAGCTATTCTATTGCTTATTTCACCTATTTTTGTAgagagaaattaaattaagctgTATCACAGAGATCagactaaataaataaattcaaacatcataaaaataaagcGTTAACATTACTTGATTATATACACCCCAAAAGCCATCATGCATCCTCATCAACATCTCATTTGTCTTCTCCTCTGCCATTCATACAAAGGGTCAGATcgccaaaaaataaaagaaaagaaaagaacaggAAAGAAAACCTGAACAATGAAGTTAAAAACCACTGGAAAGGAAAGGAAACACcaagcataaaaaaatttccttttaCCATCAAAATCCTGGAaataactctttttctttagCGTCAAGTCCTCAATCTCCGAGGTCCCCCTCTTCCTTTTCCTACAGTATGTCCTCACTATACCATTGGACCTATCATTTGCCAAAAACCGCGGCATAACCTTGGGAAAATCCAGGTATCTCGTGACATCAGAATTTGCAAAGAATTGGGCGACAGCAGCTAGTCCTATTTGCGACAATGTGACAAAGTGATTTTGTGTGAATCGGAGAGGCGAATCGGGGATTGAGCAGAGGAAGCGTATAAAATCCGGAGTAGGATAAAAGAACTCAATACTCGACACCAGCTCGGACAACCGGGCAGGGCGCCCATGGCTGAGCAAAAGACCGAGAACATGCCAGGCGGCGGCTGCGGTGGTGGTGCTGATTTGACTCGTTCGGAGTTGGAGCGCGACCTCCGAATTCGCCGGCAGAATCTCCATTACTCAGATCggcaaatatttaattaaataaacacatCAACTATTCTAATACTTCTTATCGTGATCCAGAGATCGAGAAAACGAGTAAAAGTTGGGTTGAGAGAGAGGCGGGAAACGAATGATTGAGTAGGTCTTTGAGATAAAATGGAAAGAGTTCCCGCCaacaaatttcagaaaaaaaaacggcttgtttgtgtttttgggCTATGGCCCACGGTTTGTACTTTGTATACTTCTCCATCCCCAGTTTTCACATACTAACACTCCCTTAGTGTGTGTATTCGCTTTTTTTTAAGTGCATATGTTAAAACTGAGCCacatgtttggatttgtattttaaatattttgttttgtattttgaaaatagttagagaaaaatagaaatgagtaagtgtgtattgaaaataaataatatgtttcgatttgtgttttgggatcatttaaaatattttaaaataaatggtatAGGTTTTATGCTAGGATTTGAaacacaaaaatcactgtttattatcaaatcatgtctgttttatattatatatatatatatattatatatagaaaattaaaaaataaaagaacacacggataaggtgtaaaaacacaaaaataaacattaagtgtgttttatcttatctTGGTAAATGCGAaaacataaatccaaacaaTGTCGAGCATTTTCCAcatctcctttttttttattattagggGCAGTCGAGCAGATTTAGAAAAGGCAAACGGGGCGAATACGGGTTTGGTTGGATCCGAGATTTCGCCCACTTTGCCAAACCCCACCCTGTCCTACtagccattttttttttgaattttgtttcgTATCTttataagaaacaaaatgaatataattaatttgtaagataatataatttttttaaattgatttttttttttattagaccGATGTCTCTAAAGCACAATATTCGATACgaagtataataatatttttaaatcagtCAGCGACTTTAAAtggaacaaagaaacaacatataCATACTACTATAAAAGTAGACTAATAATTACATGTGTAGAACTGgacatgatattttttatatatgatataaagaaacattcatttagttttttaatttctaaataaggctataatttaaattaacataacttttttatctaaaatgaaTTACATAATACactcaactattttttttattgtcgGTTAATAATGTAGGTAATTTAacatagttattttttttatctgaaatgaattatataatataaataataaatttaaataatttttatttttttatatttcttatatagagttggaaatatataaaattatttaaaaatttacatataatatcataatttctattaataatgcattacatacaaatatataaataataaataatatttattaaaaaaactggGGCAAGTCCGGTAGAAAACCCCTAACCCGGCCCAAAACCCACTTGGTCCGATAAATTTGACTCCAAACCTCTTAATATCAATACCAAATTCACCCTAAATGGAACTTGCCATCCGTAAACAGACTCAACgtatgtaataaatatgaaaataatagttatctatttaatatatttattttcatatcgatatatattttattgttaagtGATAGCACTCTTTTATCTCATAATTCtttgtctattttttatttttatttttagcatTATTTCATCAATTGTTTTTAAGTTTTCTCCCTCTTTTCTTGACATTCAAATTGTCTATTTTTCTCAACTCCCACTAATTTTAACTtcttataatttcttatttttgtaatatttctaattcctttaattaaaatacaattttaaaaataaaaaataatctttaaaattttggcacACTCATATGAGTGTTcttattattaagtaataacactattttgatatttttttattttttttgtatttttaatattcttttatcagTTTCTTAAtgctctctttcttttcacaAGTGTCGTTCTCAACTtccactaattttttaattttttataactttcttgttttatttatttattttttttttattttttatttttgcatactTAATTGAGTGTGCCACAGGTTTTATGCATTACTAtagtttttctaaaatatttgcaataaaaagaattgtgAGGAGGATACATTTTTTGAAGGATATATTTTGggatgagaaaaataaaaagatgaaaatatatcCTAACACTGGTTGGGATGTTGGAGGGAATTGAAGAGAGAATCCCATGTATATATGCCCTCAAGAAGGTGTAAATTACAACACATTTATTTAGAGCGTGTTTGACTGGGGGAAATGTGGGAGTATAAGAGAAGTGGGAGTAAAAATGAATgtataagagataatttggTATTTGGTTATGTGGAAAAGATGGAGGTGAAGTAAAACTCGATTTATATAAAATCCCCCCATagtccatttttgttttcgtCCAAAATTGGGTTGAAAAGTGGAAGTATAAAGCCAGAAGGACAAAAAAAGTACagttttatgtttatttactttactatattatatatatataatttttctccaaagTTGTTTTTGATACAAACAAAGGCATTGATATTTGAACTCGAATTCGTTAGTTGGAAAtattgtttgtaatttttattttatttaaactaaccggtttagaataaataaacaatattacttctgattaatatttttattaataaaaatatttatattcttatttgataaatattttattaataaggtttttaaatttttgatatattaaaattatattagtataatattaattaatttatttattagtacaaaaaatgaagaaaaaagttattcagtaaaattacaaaaattagtattttcttctcaatcaGTTTTTCTTTATACCAAACAAGGAGAAGTATTTAAGATTTACTTCCCTTCCAATCATACCAAATCATTTCAAGAAAAgctattattcttttcttcccccttttacttcattttttcctcttttgaACCAAACGAACCCTTAGTGTAATCAcggataattttatttaatagaaacgtataaattgtgaaaataaatttctaatatttcaTCTGTTTGACTGACAAGAGAGAAGACTGTATTATGGCCTGGTAAAGAATTTACACTAAGTACATAAGTATTTAGAAtgaattcaataatttatcttcaaCAAAACCACATATTCACAATGAATTGGGGTAAGACACATGGCCTTGTAATTAGGGGTGAACAGCAATTCACCCATGTGATGTTGAAAATAAGCACATTActcctttatgaaaaaattatagtaatttacccctcgtatactttttaaaataaaacaatttacctccttatacaggaaggtaaattgctttattttaaaaatcatagaggGGTAAGTcgctatttcttttttcataagggggtaatttgttcatttacgatatcacaaggggattacttgcatttttctctttttattaatttgtaccACTTTGAAGTCCAAAAACttgagaatttatatatttcaataaactTCACacgtattagtaatttttagtATTAGTCGTTAGCACcgtttaattctaaaaatgaCAAAGTACGATACGTAAAAGAGTCTTCTAATTTactgaaatacataaaattccttcaaataaatacaaaagttGGGATAATTCTATGTTGGCTACTACACATTTCTTGCATATGACGACACATCGTCCTACGAATATAGAAAGTGAAAATAGTTGTTGTAATGATCCACTCCACGTACACGTCGAACCCTTTGTCGGTTTGCTTCAAACAATGGACGAttgttcttgtattttttaactaaGTTATCATATTGTCAATCCGATTTAGTGAACTAGAAAACGGTGAATGGCAAAGCAAAGAATACattacttaataaatttatttcaattagatTAAGTCGGAATAAGTAAGTAATTGGTTATAATGTACGATATTTGACAAGCTCgtgatatttaaataatgattgATGATGCCTAGTCATTATGCAATCGTGTCGCTGAGCATATGTCAACCACTAAAGTAGTATGTCGTTCGATTGAATTAAGGGGTAATTATACTCTCCTTCTTTGAGgcttggtataattatacgtggACCTCCtatggtttggaaaattatatttaacatccTTGAAATTagcttccatctaacaaataaatcatccGTTAGTCAAGATTTACCgaattgctgatattaacaaaaaagaataagaaaaaaaatctatatttacctcctgttgacttattattgacttactGCAgatcaaataagtttttttttatgaccaaattactctcatacatcttcacgcattaatgcatgtgagaaggttcaccattataagaatattttagtccagaaaaattatttgacttggaataagtcagtaataagtcaatcgatggtaaacatcaattttcattcaattcttttgttaatatcagtaaattcagtggactttgactaatggaggggacttatttgttagacggaagtaaacctcaggggtgctagatgtaatttttcaaataacaggGAGTCTACGAGTAATTACCCCAAACCTCAagggaggggagtgtaattccCTTGAATTAATGTGTCTTGATAGTGAAACTGCATGTCCTTTGGGTGAAATGACGTGccattcaaatgaaaaatcacaaatttttaCAAGCATCTTTTTCAATTGGACATATTCAATCAATGACACCTTTccaatttctataaattaggCCACACCTATCcccatctttttttaataaaatcaaattcaaatcattcATTGTAATAGCAAACATTCTAGTGTTTCTTATTTGAGAGGGTTcagaatattattttgattcgTTGGTcctcaaaaaattttgaaagagaaattACCATTACCACCAGTGCAGGCCAACATTGtcttaaaagtaaaaagtcCAACTCTTATATATCGCGACTTTTTAATACACAATTACCGCCCATCATTTACGTTTCACAACATTTCAAGAATCAACGTATTATTTGTACAATCAAGATCAACAAAACAAGAATCATAGCTGATAAAgtgcttttttgttttgaaaagcATCAAAAGACACTACAATAGCTAAAGAAACTTAAATAAaccaactaattaataaagacttatgccaacaagaaaatatacagAGTTAGacagaaaaaaggaaaagaaaacaaaaaaaacgcATATCttcatatgaaaattatgatccACAACATTCAACACCTCCAACCAACTTATTGTGCAGAAGGTGAGGATACCAATAAATTCAACAGGAAACCTACTGTGATTCCAATGAGTCCCACAAGAAGTGAAAATTTGATGGACAACCCTGGCATGTTTTTGCGACTTTTTCGCCTTTTAAGAATTTCCTAAAAATACAAGTATGAAAAAGATATGGAAtcaacaatcacaaaagaCTAAGATACACATGGAGAGCTGCATGTATTGTTACTTATTAGGGGAAGTAGCAGTTTTCGTCCCATCTTTTAGGGACAGTGCACTTTTCGTCCCATTAGTTGCAAGATTCATGTCCTATAAGTTATGAAAATTCTCACTATTAGTTTTATTGTCAGATTCTGTTGgtattttgatagaaaaagaCCGCTAGCTCTTCGGCCTTCTAAATAACGGCCACGTACTAAGCATGCGGCTCTTTCTATCTAAATACTAATAGAATTTGATGAAAGGACCAAGAGTGAATTGTTTTGTTGCTTATCGgactattaataaaaaaagtagtaACTAATGGGATGAAAAAGTGTGCTGACCACTAAAATATAGAATGAAAAATGCAGTTTCTTCTTACTTTTTACATACATTCGGAATGAAAGAATTTATGCTTACAAGTACTAATGGTATATTTGGTACTTGGATCTCAGTAAGAAAAATGCTACTTGGAATGCTTTTTTAGCTATAAATTAAGTGTGAATTACAAAGGGTTCCTCTAAGGTTTGTCTTActtacacaaaaaattataaatagcccctaaacttacaaaattatttaacaaatacctCATACACTGAGCCGTTAcaagggggtatttgttagggtacatataattttaggggttatttataatttttttaaataataaagagatatttacaaatataacgAATTTTATGGGAgctggttgtaatttactcttaaattaaaacatattatgTTTCATCTTTTGAtaccttttctctttcttgtaCTAGAATACAAGGTCCAAAAATAGCATAGGAGACAATAATGAACTTTTTAGTTGCAAATTGAATATTGGTATTGCTATGTGGAGTAGCCTATACCACACAAGAAAAACAAGTAAAAGAGCATGGAGCAAGGAAAACAATAATGTTTCCTTTTGGTAGTGAAAAGGAAAGTATATAAagtagggtaaattacagggtgttttcttgaaatttatcataattataaatatcgtgtcgttgtttgaaaaattataaataccccataaaattacaaatatcccctaCAATGAGCTGTCAtaagggggtatttgttagagtacttgtaatttttcaaataataaggaagtatttataattatgacaaatcttAAAGGAACTTATCGTAATATACCCTGTAAAGTATACCAACCAGATCTTGTTGTAGCTGTTTTGTTTGCCTTATAGCTTCATCCCTTTCATCTTTAAGGCGTTGCAAACCCTGATTCTGCAAcattataattaacaaaaactaAGTAGTTatgtacaaattaataaagtcCCATGCATGGTTGGGTTTTCGTGttagattttattatattaaatactaaaaCGTAAGAATATAACATCAAGGGCTTGTATATTGTAATGTCAAATGTAAGTTTTGGTTAATTCGGGTAGGCTCATTTGGAGGAGAATTAtaagaaatgaaatcaaaaaGGTAATAAAGgatcaaggaaaaaaattaatgccatgaatgattaaaaattaaattagtataactttttgtttcagaaaataataaaataaaattatatttttagtcctctaactATGAAAGGTATGATACATTTAGTCACGTATGTTtactaattacaaaatttagtcttataatttataccaTCCTCACATATTTGGTCTTATATAACTTTGCCGTTTTTGGTTTAAAATCTGTCATATTTCGTCTTAGGCATCGCAAATTTGGTCCTgaattgtcaaaatttgtACCTCCATAAACTTTTCGGCCAATATATTATTGTCGAATGCCATGTGGGTTGACTTGTAATTGTCATATATTTTCacagcaaaatatttttgtcggAAATAGAGAGCCGAATTTAATAATCCAAGgtcaaatttatcaattcaaGACCAAATGTATGAGGGCCCGGACCAAATGtgccaaaattaaatcaaatgtGTGAGGGtataagttatagaactaaatttataattcctAAAGTACAGGAttagatgaatatatatttataattacatatctaaaagtataatttttctaaagtaATATATCCTCTTAAAGGTCTATACGCGTTGCAACAATATCCATCATAAGTAATTCTAACTTGTATCTAAATAAAGAAATCCTCAAATGGTTGCTAAGTCATATCTTATAAGTTGGAGAAAcaacatttttggtcctatgtATAAggtatatttcattttttgtcctatttattgtggaattaatatttttccgTAACTTATAAAGTTAGTATTTTGGTTTCTCATCTAGTTTTCCATCTACAGTTTAACAACGTGGGCCACGTGCCCGTTAAGTGTTTCTGGTTGGGGGGAGAATTGACGCGTCTTTCAACTTGGGACTACTCCagggaaaaatataactacataCGTTAGAGGgaaaaagaccaaaaattgaagaaaattaggcaaagaaagggaaacttctctcttctctcataATAATTGAATCCCACAATTTTCATACTTCTGTAAGTTGAGACCAAGTAAAAGCAATATAAAGAATCGTGTCCCCCATAAGTGAATCAAGTAAGCCAAGTGGATCATACATATGCTACTGTGGAAAGAATGGTCAATTTTTTCTCCAACCAAAAGTACTTAACAGCTACATTATGGGTATGTGGTCCACGTTATTAAGTTATAGttgaaaaaatagatgaaaatcaAAAGTATCAAATAAACTATTCGAGCACagaagtaaaaaaagaaaatgaaagccAAAAAAGTTCATACAGGCGCCAAATATACACTTCCCATTAGGAGTGAAATCTCACAAAATTCACAAACACAATCAAAAGGCTaagaatttgtttttgtatgtATTTCTCATCACTATACCCTTCCCTCCTCTTTGATCTCATCACAATGTATCATGGAATATAAACAATTATGGACCTATGAGGCTACATCtttctacaaaattttaagtgTAGATGTTATAACAAATGTAGTCAAATATCATGAGTTCAAGAACCAACCCCTGTCATATTGGCTTATATCTACTAAATAGGAATTGCAGTTTTAAGTTTGTAcgaatctattttaataattttattttaagattttaaaattttaattaaaaaatggtcGAAATTTGCTAAAGTAAAAAACGTGCACGTGACGTgcatatgattaatttaagtaGGTGCactttttttgggaaaaatgaGCAAATGATATAATCACTAAAAGAAATAAGGGAAACAAGAGCACAAATCAAGCTCATGATATG
The window above is part of the Sesamum indicum cultivar Zhongzhi No. 13 linkage group LG2, S_indicum_v1.0, whole genome shotgun sequence genome. Proteins encoded here:
- the LOC105155966 gene encoding uncharacterized protein LOC105155966 isoform X2, which translates into the protein MEILPANSEVALQLRTSQISTTTAAAAWHVLGLLLSHGRPARLSELVSSIEFFYPTPDFIRFLCSIPDSPLRFTQNHFVTLSQIGLAAVAQFFANSDVTRYLDFPKVMPRFLANDRSNGIVRTYCRKRKRGTSEIEDLTLKKKSYFQDFDEEKTNEMLMRMHDGFWGVYNQGIETLSPLLAYDCQRLEKIMFKPATITKHSSGQLGFETENVGHGYTKMGVIVLNKEELGYLHRKRSKSDSLFRGRFPHIDKQMVAEHPLHSVPHPALSLYPCVMGNSEGSRISDIDIVNINDINVCTSSKLEVYEQIAVSQVENDVVDQVYESLTEDVNWKRKEVSIHEFGRSRGHKENQQMHTTYTDRYHIDNPEKTLDKANNVALLHVGPRTDDHLQSQGHMPNHLLKYSSMPKPDQKDEPNDRDKTLCLTMKSSNHLPDGGPEQFKADKKPDLDKQKTKCNGDQYMNTKEKRAASTEIRKRASSVSKNHNEQKPFPDFESFTVEEEEGSGGYGTVYRARRKADGVTFAIKCPHVNANRNYVHNELKMLERLGGKNFVIKYEGSFKSGHADCLVLEHVEHDRPEILKREINIIQLQWYGYCLFKALAGLHKQDIVHRDVKPGNFLYSRKDMRKKYGTVDSSKAGHNLNFDQAPTALTKYLPSAKSRKLSNTRFPEAVNKTAGKVSKSLLPPGNLKNKVDKAKVLTDTSSRNIIKSQGADVSGVTSAKDATSTRTPSAERLREPLPSQGRKELISLVQEALQGGNHVSVKAPMSKRKRVAAHPGDTDSKFLYPTPMPLHANGIAIGGAGLVKNKGDGKHRREGPCVGTKGFKAPEVLFRSLHQGPKADIWSAGVTLLYLMIGRAPFIGDTDQNIKEIATLRGSEDLWEVAKLHNHESLFPTELLDVKYLSPVKLQDWCARNTRRPDFVKNIPASLFDLVDKCLTVNPRQRISAEEALRHQFFAPCHEALRKHRPERGVNRESGSIQ
- the LOC105155966 gene encoding uncharacterized protein LOC105155966 isoform X1 codes for the protein MEILPANSEVALQLRTSQISTTTAAAAWHVLGLLLSHGRPARLSELVSSIEFFYPTPDFIRFLCSIPDSPLRFTQNHFVTLSQIGLAAVAQFFANSDVTRYLDFPKVMPRFLANDRSNGIVRTYCRKRKRGTSEIEDLTLKKKSYFQDFDEEKTNEMLMRMHDGFWGVYNQGIETLSPLLAYDCQRLEKIMFKPATITKHSSGQLGFETENVGHGYTKMGVIVLNKEELGYLHRKRSKSDSLFRGRFPHIDKQMVAEHPLHSVPHPALSLYPCVMGNSEGSRISDIDIVNINDINVCTSSKLEVYEQIAVSQVENDVVDQVYESLTEDVNWKRKEVSIHEFGRSRGHKENQQMHTTYTDRYHIDNPEKTLDKANNVALLHVGPRTDDHLQSQGHMPNHLLKYSSMPKPDQKDEPNDRDKTLCLTMKSSNHLPDGGPEQFKADKKPDLDKQKTKCNGDQYMNTKEKRAASTEIRKRASSVSKNHNEQKPFPDFESFTVEEEEGSGGYGTVYRARRKADGVTFAIKCPHVNANRNYVHNELKMLERLGGKNFVIKYEGSFKSGHADCLVLEHVEHDRPEILKREINIIQLQWYGYCLFKALAGLHKQDIVHRDVKPGNFLYSRKVNKGYLIDFNLAFDMRKKYGTVDSSKAGHNLNFDQAPTALTKYLPSAKSRKLSNTRFPEAVNKTAGKVSKSLLPPGNLKNKVDKAKVLTDTSSRNIIKSQGADVSGVTSAKDATSTRTPSAERLREPLPSQGRKELISLVQEALQGGNHVSVKAPMSKRKRVAAHPGDTDSKFLYPTPMPLHANGIAIGGAGLVKNKGDGKHRREGPCVGTKGFKAPEVLFRSLHQGPKADIWSAGVTLLYLMIGRAPFIGDTDQNIKEIATLRGSEDLWEVAKLHNHESLFPTELLDVKYLSPVKLQDWCARNTRRPDFVKNIPASLFDLVDKCLTVNPRQRISAEEALRHQFFAPCHEALRKHRPERGVNRESGSIQ